From a region of the Enterobacter cancerogenus genome:
- the malF gene encoding maltose ABC transporter permease MalF produces the protein MDVIKKKRWWQSDALKWSVIGLLCLLVGYLVVLMYVQGEYLFAIMTLILSSAGLYIFANRKAYAWRYVYPGVAGMGLFVLFPLICTIAIAFTNYSSTNQLAQERAVQVLMDRSYQAGKTFNFGLYPEGNKWKLALTDQETQKVFISDAFTFGGEQKLPLKEAAALPEGERANLRIITQNRQALTQLTAELPDESKVTMSSLRQFSGTQPLYTKADDGTLTNNQSGVKYRPNNDIGFYQSVNADGSWGDDKLSPGYTVTIGWDNFTRVFTDEGIQKPFFAIFVWTVVFSVLTVILTVAVGMVLACLVEWESLKGKAIYRVLLILPYAVPSFISILIFKGLFNQSFGEINMMLSALFGIKPAWFSDPTTARSMIIIVNTWLGYPYMMILCMGLLKAIPDDLYEASAMDGAGPFQNFFRITLPLLIKPLTPLMIASFAFNFNNFVLIQLLTNGGPDRLGTTTPAGYTDLLVSYTYRIAFEGGGGQDFGLAAAIATLIFLLVGALAIVNLKATRMKFD, from the coding sequence ATGGATGTCATTAAAAAGAAACGCTGGTGGCAAAGCGACGCGCTGAAGTGGTCAGTGATTGGTCTACTCTGTCTGCTGGTGGGTTACCTTGTTGTTTTAATGTACGTACAAGGGGAGTACCTGTTCGCCATCATGACGCTGATTTTAAGCTCTGCTGGCCTGTATATTTTCGCCAACCGTAAAGCTTACGCCTGGCGCTATGTCTATCCGGGCGTGGCCGGGATGGGGCTGTTCGTACTGTTCCCGCTGATCTGCACCATCGCCATCGCCTTCACCAACTACAGCAGTACCAACCAGCTCGCGCAGGAACGCGCGGTGCAGGTGCTGATGGACCGTTCTTATCAGGCGGGTAAAACCTTTAACTTCGGCCTGTATCCTGAAGGCAATAAGTGGAAGTTAGCGCTCACTGACCAGGAAACCCAAAAGGTCTTTATCTCCGACGCATTCACATTTGGCGGCGAACAAAAGCTGCCCCTGAAAGAGGCCGCAGCCCTGCCGGAAGGTGAACGTGCAAACCTGCGTATCATCACCCAGAATCGTCAGGCGCTGACCCAGCTCACCGCCGAACTGCCGGATGAAAGCAAAGTGACCATGAGCTCGCTGCGCCAGTTCTCCGGCACCCAGCCGCTTTACACCAAAGCGGATGACGGCACGCTGACCAACAACCAGAGCGGCGTGAAGTACCGTCCGAACAACGATATCGGTTTTTATCAGTCGGTGAATGCCGACGGCAGCTGGGGCGACGACAAACTCAGCCCGGGCTACACCGTGACCATCGGCTGGGATAACTTCACCCGCGTCTTTACCGACGAAGGGATCCAGAAACCGTTCTTCGCCATCTTCGTCTGGACGGTGGTCTTCTCGGTGCTGACCGTGATCCTGACCGTCGCCGTGGGCATGGTACTGGCGTGCCTGGTGGAGTGGGAATCCCTGAAGGGCAAAGCGATTTACCGCGTGCTGCTGATCCTGCCCTACGCCGTGCCGTCGTTTATCTCAATTCTGATTTTCAAAGGGCTGTTTAACCAGAGCTTCGGTGAAATCAACATGATGCTGAGCGCGCTGTTTGGCATCAAACCGGCCTGGTTCAGCGACCCGACGACCGCCCGATCGATGATTATCATCGTCAACACCTGGCTGGGCTATCCGTACATGATGATCCTGTGCATGGGGCTGCTGAAGGCTATCCCGGACGATCTGTACGAAGCCTCGGCGATGGACGGCGCAGGCCCGTTCCAGAACTTCTTCAGAATTACGCTGCCGCTGCTCATCAAGCCGCTGACCCCGCTGATGATCGCCAGCTTTGCCTTTAACTTTAACAACTTCGTGCTGATTCAGCTGTTGACCAACGGTGGGCCGGACCGCCTGGGCACTACCACCCCGGCAGGCTATACCGACCTGCTGGTGAGCTACACCTACCGCATCGCCTTTGAGGGCGGCGGCGGTCAGGACTTCGGCCTGGCGGCGGCAATTGCCACGCTGATCTTCCTGCTGGTGGGCGCGCTGGCGATTGTGAACCTGAAAGCCACACGCATGAAATTCGACTAA
- the malG gene encoding maltose ABC transporter permease MalG, with translation MSMVQPKSQKLRLFATHLGLLIFIAAIMFPLLMVIAISLRSGNFATGSLIPDEISWEHWKLALGFSVEHADGRVTPPPFPVLLWLWNSVKVATITAIGIVTLSTTCAYAFARMRFPGKATLLKGMLIFQMFPAVLSLVALYALFDRLGQYVPFIGLNTHGGVIFAYLGGIALHVWTIKGYFETIDGSLEEAAALDGATPWQAFRLVLLPLSVPILAVVFILSFIAAITEVPVASLLLRDVNSYTLAVGMQQYLNPQNYLWGDFAAAAVLSAIPITVVFLLAQRWLVNGLTAGGVKG, from the coding sequence ATGTCTATGGTCCAACCCAAATCTCAAAAGCTGCGCCTCTTCGCAACGCACTTAGGCCTGCTGATATTTATCGCGGCAATTATGTTCCCGCTGCTGATGGTCATCGCGATTTCCCTGCGTTCGGGCAACTTCGCAACCGGCAGCCTGATCCCGGATGAAATCTCCTGGGAGCACTGGAAGCTCGCGCTGGGCTTTAGCGTTGAGCACGCGGATGGCCGCGTCACGCCGCCGCCGTTCCCGGTGCTGCTGTGGCTGTGGAACTCCGTGAAAGTGGCGACCATCACCGCAATCGGTATTGTGACGCTGTCCACCACCTGTGCTTACGCCTTTGCCCGTATGCGTTTCCCGGGCAAAGCAACGCTGCTGAAAGGGATGCTGATTTTCCAGATGTTCCCCGCGGTGCTTTCGCTGGTGGCGTTGTATGCCCTGTTTGACCGCCTGGGCCAGTACGTGCCGTTTATCGGTCTTAATACACACGGCGGCGTGATCTTCGCCTATCTCGGCGGTATCGCCCTGCACGTGTGGACCATCAAAGGGTATTTCGAAACCATCGACGGCTCGCTGGAAGAAGCGGCGGCGCTGGATGGCGCAACCCCGTGGCAGGCGTTCCGCCTCGTGCTTCTGCCGCTGTCAGTGCCGATTCTGGCGGTGGTGTTTATTCTGTCGTTTATCGCCGCAATCACCGAAGTTCCGGTCGCTTCCCTGCTGCTGCGTGATGTTAACAGCTACACGCTGGCGGTCGGGATGCAGCAATACCTCAACCCGCAAAACTACCTGTGGGGCGACTTTGCCGCTGCGGCCGTCCTTTCCGCTATCCCGATTACCGTCGTGTTCCTGCTGGCACAGCGCTGGCTGGTTAACGGCCTGACAGCGGGCGGTGTGAAAGGTTAA
- the psiE gene encoding phosphate-starvation-inducible protein PsiE, producing MTSLTRPRVEFISTILQTVLNLGLLSLGLILVVFLGKETVHLADVLFAPEQTSKYALVEGLVVYFLYFEFIALIVKYFQSGFHFPLRYFVYIGITAIVRLIIVDHKSPLDVLIYSAAILLLVITLWLCNSKRLKRE from the coding sequence ATGACATCCCTGACTCGCCCACGCGTTGAGTTTATCTCAACCATCCTCCAGACCGTGCTGAACCTCGGTCTGCTGAGCCTTGGTCTGATTCTGGTCGTCTTTCTCGGCAAAGAGACGGTGCATCTGGCGGATGTGCTCTTCGCCCCTGAGCAAACCAGCAAGTATGCGCTGGTGGAAGGCCTGGTGGTCTACTTTCTCTACTTTGAATTTATCGCCCTGATTGTGAAGTATTTTCAGTCCGGCTTTCACTTCCCGCTGCGCTACTTTGTCTATATCGGGATCACCGCGATAGTGCGGCTGATCATCGTCGATCACAAATCCCCGCTCGACGTGCTGATCTACTCGGCGGCGATCCTGTTGCTGGTGATCACCCTCTGGCTGTGCAACTCGAAGCGGCTGAAACGCGAATAA